The Thamnophis elegans isolate rThaEle1 chromosome Z, rThaEle1.pri, whole genome shotgun sequence DNA window ACCATAGCAAGTACTGCTATGGTTGCTTCGGATATGCTCCTGTGCATGGGAAATAGTTCTACCCATTTTGACAGGCACCCACTATGACAAGAAAGGGTCAGAATTGGACAGAAATTGTACCCATGAAGTCCACATGGATTCAACTCCAAGGTGCAGTGAGCATGTCCCATTCCCTAACAGGAGCAGCGGCTTGCTGGCACGGTTGGCAATGCTGTACCCAGTTTGTGATATCTCTGTCCAttgagggccaccagacatagctgcggtcAAGTGACTTCATCCACACTATGCCTGGAGGGCCCTCATGGAGGCGGACCAATAGGGACTGTTGCAGCACTGACGGAACCACCACACAAAACCCACACAACAAACACCCTTGCAGCACCGACAATTCTTCCCTACACCAGTAATGCGGAAGGACCTCAGGTCCCACAGACCCTTGTGGCCATCCTCAGCATACTCAGTCCAGCACTCGGAAAGGGTGGGGTCCTTCAACAAGTACTGAGCAATGTTGGTGGCTGACAGGGGCAAGTTTAGGTTgtcaattaagaaaacagtattcAAGGTGGCTGGGTCTGCCATTAGAATGGGCAGCGGGCAACGGCTAAGAGTATCTGCATGCTCCATGTGTTTTCCTGGCCTATGGCATAGAGTGTAGGAATATGTGGCCAAAAATTCTGCCCAGTGCAACATGTGTGGTGATAAAATTGGTGGTGTAGGGTGATCCCCTGCTATGATTCCCAAAAGAGGTTTATGGTATGTCACCAGATGGAACAAATGGCCATAGAtataatgatgaaaacattttactCCTGCAACGGCTGCTAGAGCCTCTTTATCAAGCTGACTATAATTCTGTTCATCCTTTGATGAAGTGCAGGAATAAAATGTTATAGGAGCCTCCATGCCATTGGAGAAGGCGTGGCTTAAAATGGCCCCAATGCAAAAAGCAAGAATCAAAAGAAGCTGCTTGTTATACTGAAACAGCATGGAGGCTGATGTCAACAACTTTTTGACAGCTGTGAATGCATGCGCTTTGCAGCTAGTCCAGACCCAAGCAGCCGAGCTGTCCAGAAAACGATGGAGGGGTTCTGCCACCAAAGCCTTATGTGGAATGAAGCTTGAGTAAAAATTAAGGAGACCTAGGAAAGCCTGTAATTCAGCCCTATTGGATGGCATGGGGGATGAGTTAATTGCCTCCAGGGGTAGGGTGAATGCTGTGCCAATCAATCAAGTACCAAGGAACTCAACTGAGGATACCCCTAACTTGCATTTTGAGCATTTCAGCCCGAGCCCCTCCTCACAGAAATGGCTTAAAACCCTGGGAGGCACGTCACAGCTAACCAGATCTTTTCCTGCATTTCTTGACAGGCACCGGTTGTATCTCCAAGGACACAACACACAATAGATTTGAGATTATTTTAGTTAAGCTATTTCATGGACAGAAATGTAATTGCAGCATCACATAATTAGAACAGATTTATCTTATTTTCAGTGAATGCAATTAAATTTCCCTGTTCATTTGTAATCACCCTGGTTTGCTTCTAACCCAGAGAAGACAGATAGAATAGTACCTGCCTGGTCACTGTAGTGGAAACTATATTGTTGCTGAAGTTATATATATGAAGGGGAACTTATTCAGTATTCAGGTGTATATTACTGCTATTATTGTTTGAGTTTGTTGTTTGAGGTGCTCTAGATTTTCTTTGAAAAGGAATTGCACAGTAAATTAGGCTTTgcttattagatttattttgtaATTGTTTTCTATCCTACTTTTCAACAAACTACAGAAATCAAAGAATCACAAATTCAGTATGGATTTTGCTTTACTGTATCATCAACTGATTAGTAGTATTGTATGTTGAAAAATATTATTGTGAGCTCTTTTGCTCCTTCTTTGAAAATACAATTTGATTTGTCTGTGTGTATTCATGCCAGATAAGAATTTGGATACTTTTTAAACATGTATATTGACTAGGACTTTTAATACACTTACTTTTTTACATCTGTAGCATAGAAACggaatttaaataaaattgcaaTGAATTTGTATATTTAATCAATGGATAAATTACTCATGTTCAGCGTTGAAGCAGAAAACTATTAAGAATGAACCTGCAAGCAGTTACAGCAGCTTAAAATGTTGAACAATGTTTCTTAGAAAACTGTAGAAAAATTTGGGGCTGCTGTTTTGTATAtagattgcattttttttcttaattcaagTGAAGGTTTGCAGAAACATGCTTAATTATTTGAATGTCTTTGCACAGTTTGAAAATTCCTTTCAAGATTTTCCAGTTATATACATCTGTACCAGACTGTGGTCATAATATCTGGAATATTTGAAAGAACTGAACAAAGCAATGAGACCTGCAGCCACTTCACTAAAAGATAAAGCAATGCTACTACTTTTAACTTAGAGTGCTGTGTGCTGCTTGTGAAATGTAGCTTATTGAacagtccataattttttaaaaagcagaaggaATTATTGTGGTATATGAATTAAGTGATGTCAAATGGCTTTTCCTATTTGTTGCATAAATAAGCATATGAACATGAACAACCTTATTCTGATAGCATTGTAAGATGACATTTTTGATAGAGCAAGTAAAAATGATTACACTATGTGGCTGGAGAGATGTTAGATTCTATGTACTGAATTGTGAAAGTTTGGTAGATTTTCTGAACATCAGGTGAGCATTCTTATTCTGATAAAAAAAACGCCCAAGGCTAAGTTCTGACCCAATGATGAATGAATCTGTTCCAAGTGAATTCCTCATCTTGGGCTTCTCTGGTCTCCAGGAACTGCAGCTGTtacttttctttatctttcttgccacatatATATGTACTCTGGTGGGGAACATCTCCATTCTCACTGTTGCTTGCCTGGACTCTCAGCTTCATATTCCCATGTATTTCTTCCTAGGAAATCTCTCTTTTCTGGATATCTGTTATACCACCACCAATGTTCCTCAGATACTAGTACACCTCATGGCACAAAAGAAGAGTATCACCTATGCTGGATGTGTAACTcaactctatttttttctttcttttgtgggCACTGAATGCATCCTACTAGCTGCAATGGCTTATGATCGCTTTGCAGCTATTTGCCATCCTTTGAACTACACTTCAATTATGAGAAGAGCCTTTTGTCTCCAATTGTGTAGTGCCTGCTGGGCAAGTGGCTTTCTCAATTCAGCTCTTCACACTTATTTTACATTCCGTCTGCCATTCTGTGGAGCCAATCACATCAATTATTTCTTCTGTGATATTCCTCCCCTTCTAATGCTTTCATGTGGAGACAAAACCTTAAATGAGATCATCTTATTTGTAGTTGGGATCTTCATAGGATGGATTCCATTTGTCTGCATTCTTCTATCCTACATTTATATCATCTCCACTATCATGAAGATACAATCCAATGAAGGGAGGATGAAAGCTTTCTCTACCTGTACCTCACACCTAACTATAGTCATCTTGTATTATGGAAGCTCCATTTTCACCTATGTCCGGCCAATATCAACATACTCAATGGAGAAAGACCGACTTATTTCTATCCTTTATAGCATTATCACTCCCATGTTAAACCCTTTGATTTATACCTTAAGAAACAAGGAGATTAAGAATGGCCTGAAAAAGATTTTTCTCGGGAAACTTTAttcaaaatgtataaaataaCACTTTGTTTTACAACAAAATTGGGAACActcacatattttttaaaatttatgtttaTCTCTAATAATATGAATCATGTCTTCTCCTATATTTCCATGAGTTCTATATTACTATGTATTGTGTTTTATTCTGTGTATTTCCTATCTATAGTATTGGCAAGTGTctatatttttcccttttctatctGTTCTCTAATAGATTAGCTATGTAGTATGTAtcttaaaacaaatattaattgTACTCTTTTTACAgcttaataaaattataaatggCAATTTTTCAGTTAATTACAAATTTTAAGGGttttaacaacagcaacaataacataAAGCTTCTTCCTCCAATTAAAATGTTAATCAACAAATGGAAGGAGTTTGAATCTGTCTCTTTCATTCCCTTTCTTTTAGGAAAACTACATTTGAGTCCACTCCCACTTGCTACATTTCTTGCATTTGTGTTATAAATTATAGGTCTAGTGGGAAAGCAAATTATTTTCCTCAGTCTGTGAAAAATGTTATTGATAGAGACATTGGGATTTTTGTCAATATAAAAATTGATGGACAGATGATTCTGCATATATATGCTAATAAATAGTAGTCACTCtcaataagaaaaaaagggggaaaggcagggctggaaagatttttttccttcttctagcCTGCTTCCTTAGTAAAAAAATTTAGACAGATGTAGATATAGCTTGTTAGCCTTATTGCAGTAGCACATTACTGAATGCATtctataggtataggtataggtgctttatttgtatgccacccttttccctggggggactcagggcggctcacagttcagaggGAAGAGAGGACAAaccagattaaacacataagacaatacatcgttaaaagcacaacattcatacaattcgggtagggttgaggtctttagccccaggcctgtcgagacagccaggttttaagggctatgcggaaggtctggagggtggtgacggtacgaatctccatggggagttcgttccatagggtcggagctgccactgagaaggctctcctccgcgtggttgccagtcgacactgaccggctgatggaactcggaggaggcctaatctatgggatctaattggtcgagtggaggtgattggcagtaggtggtctctcaagtacccagatccaataccatgaagggctttgtaggtgacaagtagcaccttgaagcgcacccggagatcgacaggtagccagtgcagctcgtggaggataggtgttgtgtgggtgaaatgaggtgcacccacgatcactcgcgtggccgcattctggactagctgaagtcatcgaatactcttcaagggcagccccatgtagagcacattgcagtactccagcttagaggtcacaagggcacgagtaactgttgtgagagcctcccggttcaggtaggggcgcaactggtgcaccaggcgaactgggcaaatgcccccctggtcacagctgacaaatggtgttcaaaagtcagctgtgggtccaggaggactcccaagttgtggaccctgtctgaggggcgtagtatttgaccccccagcctgagagatggaacacttggcaaattagtgggagggaagcacagcagccacttggtcttatctggattgagcacaagcttgttaaccctcatccagtctctaacagcctcaaggccctggctcatcacgtccaccgcttcattgaattggcacggggcggacagataaaactgtgtatcgtccgcatattggtggtattttatcccgtgccgccgaatgatctcgcccagcggtttcatgtagatattaaaaagtagggggggggcaggaccgaaccctgcggcaccccatatgttaggggcctaggggtcgatctctgccctccgactaacacagactgcgacctgtccgagaggtaagaggagaaccaccgtaaaacagtgcctcccacccccacctcccgcagtcgtcgcagaaggataccatggtcgatggtattgaaagccgctgagaggtcaaggagtaccaggatggaggcgtggcctccatccctgcctctccagagatcatcagtcaatgcgaccaaagcggtttccgtgctgtagccaggcctgaagccagactggaatggatcaagataactagcttcctccaaggaccgctggagctgaaaggccaccaccttctcaacaaccttccccacaaaggggaggttggagactggatgatagttgtttagaacggctggatccaaagatggtttcttcaggaggggtctcaccaccgccgccttaagagcggggggaaagaccccctcccgaagggaggcggtaacgaccgcttggatccagccccgtgtcacctccctactgttaacaaccagccaggaggggcacgggtccagtacacatgtggaggcacttacagctctcatggccttgtccacgtcctcaggggcaacagcctgaaactcaatccagcgatggtctaccagattatcccttagtgtctcggctggttctgcagaattggagtccaagtccgtccgaaaccgagcaactttatccgcgagaaactggacgtaatcctcagccctgccctgcaaaggatcacctgtatccctcctatttaggagggaatgggttatcctgaacagggcggctgggcgcgactcagcagaagcaatcagagtggcaatgtaagttctttttgacgtcctgattgcccggatgtattctctgatgcaagatgttaaaagtgctcggttcgattcggatttattgtatctccattggtgctctaggcgtctcttccggcgcttcctctcccggagttcctcagtaaaccaaggagccctcctggatccactgcctcagagcggccgtagaggcacaatccggttaagagactccatcgctgccgagttccaagcagcaaccagagtctctgccggactgcgggcgagggtatcaggaataaccccaagctccgtctggaacctcagagggtccataagtcgcctggggcggaaccacctggtcggttcctcctccctacagtgggggtgtggtctccgaaagtcaagcctcagtaggtagtggtctgaccacgacaggggtatgatctcactacccctcagaccaagatcacacgtccactgctccgagagaaatatgaggtcgagcatgtgacccgctgagtgggttgggcccggaattacttgggtcaagcccatggctttcatggaagccatgaactcctgcgctccatcagagtgttccccgagcgaaggcaaattgaaatccccagaaccataagcctggggaactcaattgccagctcggctaccgacttgaggagcgagaggagggctgctgcaacgctgttgggaggcaggtacgttaacagcagacccacttgacccttgaggtccaacttcaccagcagggactcacacccgacaagctctggagcagggatcctacgaggtactagagactctcggataacaatagccacacccccaccccttctctgagctcttggctgatggagcacctgaaaaccctctgggcacatctctacgaggagGACTCCTCCCTCCccgcccagccaggtttcagtaatacatgccaggtctgccctctcatctaaaattaagtcccagacaagaggagccttatgaactacaggcCTGGCGTTTAGCGACAATAGCGACAatagcctgagaccagggtcctgattacttgcgccatctggccttggagtgggactcatagggccagaaggagggatctctgtaacatagcaagccctccttccccggtaatggccagccctaaagtccccaccatatctgcccctccctgttatgaccgtaatgctctggcccactcccatgtccgtaattcccccaaccaccccaatgacccccgcgttcctcgacaggtcctccgaatcagacacactcattcgttcaccccaagcagtccccacgtagtaattaaaaacacaaaaaaatacaatagtaataggcaataaaaaagtgggatcattcactcaatcacatacaaatcccatacactcaccataccagttaaaaaaTTATGCAACCGTGCGAAGTTCGTAGGCGGATGTACAAAAAAAGTGGATGTACAATAAAGTCCAATCCGGTGGACGGTGGAATAGATGACGATTGTAAGAGTAGGGAGCAGATGGAATAATGTCCCTGATGTCCCTGGAATGCCAGGGACAGTTGGTAGTCCAAGGGACATAGTGGGAAGTAATAAAGATGGCAATATTGGCAGTCCACAGTCCGTAGGAAATAGTAGTGATGGCAACAATCAGGGCTAAGAAAACAGGTTCAAAGGCCATAAATATATAGGTGAGGGAAGTCAGATGGTCAAAGCCCAGAGTGGCAAGAAACCAATGTTGatggaaaaggcagcgttggagaAGAAGGCAGCATTGGTAAAAGAAACAGTGCTGGTGGAGGGGGCTATATTGCGGAAAAGAGCAGCGGTGGTAACAGAGGCACGTTGGTAAAGGAGACAGCGTTGGTGAAAGAAGCAGTGCTGTTGGGGACGGTAGCATCGATGGAGGAGCTGAGCCAAATATGGAGGGGGGGCATCCGGAAAAGGCTCCGGCCACGGCACACACAGTCAACCGCCCGATTCGCCTAGTCCGAGGAGAAGCCCCGTTCGAATTCCCCAGTTCCAAGAGATGGCAATAGCCAGTCAACACAGTTACTGTAAGCTCACCAAGCTGCTCACCAAGCTGTAACAATTGCAAGAAAAGGGTTGGAAAACCCACAGCTGCTGGAGCCACCGCAAAATGCCCTCAATCGCCTCTGCCTCCGCCGCCACCATAGAGCCGCATCGGCCCCCCTCAACTTCTGGCCCGCACACGTCCCCTGAATCTCCGTCATCCCGGGGGACCCCGGCCAGAGCGGTAAGAAGCCGGTTCCAAGGGCTCCCAGTGCTTTTTCGCCAGATCGTCCTAAGACGGAAGAGCCCTGGCCGCCATTCCGA harbors:
- the LOC116521323 gene encoding olfactory receptor 5V1-like encodes the protein MMNESVPSEFLILGFSGLQELQLLLFFIFLATYICTLVGNISILTVACLDSQLHIPMYFFLGNLSFLDICYTTTNVPQILVHLMAQKKSITYAGCVTQLYFFLSFVGTECILLAAMAYDRFAAICHPLNYTSIMRRAFCLQLCSACWASGFLNSALHTYFTFRLPFCGANHINYFFCDIPPLLMLSCGDKTLNEIILFVVGIFIGWIPFVCILLSYIYIISTIMKIQSNEGRMKAFSTCTSHLTIVILYYGSSIFTYVRPISTYSMEKDRLISILYSIITPMLNPLIYTLRNKEIKNGLKKIFLGKLYSKCIK